In Pempheris klunzingeri isolate RE-2024b chromosome 5, fPemKlu1.hap1, whole genome shotgun sequence, the DNA window tttcttttgataCCTGtgttattgattttatttagttGCTTGTAAAGCAGTTTTACGTATGAGAGGTGCCGTATAGATAAAGTTATGAAGTGgcttctgtttgcttttatttttatatttataaatgagacacatacaaacagacattcactcattcacttgTGCACCAATAATAactaacaataaaaataaaagagcagcagcagtgagtggTGCAAGTGTTGTaatgttcatatttatttattgcacaCAGTGACCACAGGTCACCTGTGAGGTGTGTGGATGGTGGTGTTGAGTTAGAATTTTAATATTgtcataaaatgttttaggccttctcaaataagTTACTAAGATAAGGTCACAGAagtggcttctcctgtattgttttgagaagcagatggacagaatgtaccagacagaccctgattgtagtgcttttgttgtgcaaaacatattctaaagttggattatagatacacgcctttGCAAACAACACCCACAGCAGTTAGATTACCATAAAATCACTACAGGATGTGACGCACGAGCCTAAACAGCACATCAGAAAAGCTTACGTACTTTAGGAtgtccaacaagcatttaaaaatgagatgTTTGAATCAGTTTGAAGCTCCTCTGATGAGTCTGTAGTGAAGATGTCATCCAGTGTGGTTAGTGGGAGTCCAATGATGTTCTGGTGTGTATTTATCCCTTGAGGAAGGTCCCACTTTGAGATACAACATGTTTTCTTGCAGGGGGTCCTGGACAAGACGgcagcatcaacacacacagtagagaAAAGCTACACAAGCcagttttcacattaaaaaaaaacaaaactttactttattttctcataTATGAAGCACTTTCTCCTGAAAACGTGGCTTCATGCACTCTGTGTTCTCTCCTTCGTCCTGTTGTCGATCCTAACAGAGAACGACGTGCACGTTCATCAGCGAGTCATCGGGGAAACTTACTGGACgttaaattgaataaaaagaaatgtgattgAACCCAACAGGAGCTTCTGTTCAGCAGAATGTTTCATGTGAATCTGATTTACCTTTAACTTGTTCTTTGATTTCAGATACACGCCGTCCAAACCTGTTTTTGGGTCTTTGGTTTATGTTTAACCCTCAAGGCAGTGGaggtatgagtgtgtgtgtgtgtgtgtgtttaaagacaAAAGAATCCAGGCAGGTCGgagctgactgacagctctgacATTATCTCCCATCTGAAATCACTGTCAGCTTCACTAAGTCTTCACATTGCAAGCAAATTATATATGCATCATCAGATAGAGATATTTAGCACACATTCACCAGCCTGATGCTGCACAGTGTCGAGTCCCCGTCTAGGAAGAAGATGTTCCCTCCCCGACCCAATTACAGAAGCAACTGTTAAACAACAAGCTAGATCATTTATTACAGGAGGAACAACTGAATAGGAAGCACTGGCTGCAGGGTGAACacaggccaaaacaacaaaccaaaGAGTCCTAGATCCTGAAAAATAGAGTGCTGACTAATCccataagcacacacactccagagCTGCCTCCCCGGGCtaaaagaaagacaggaggagaaaatcATCTATTTACACTAAGAAAACAAAGGTTCTTACTACAAGCACAGATGAGTCGAACGCTGCACAGGTGAGCAGGTAGTGAGGTAGATACTGGAGCAGGGGGAACCATATCTGCCCTCCTGGTgacagaggaagtgaggaaggaCATCGTGGTGGAGGTGTAGCAGtgcaccttcatcatcatcatcatctttggCAGGTTGAACTTCAGGaatctgagcttttttttttactttctctcccttttttcacGGCCTTCAGCTGATAAAGGAGGAACAGAAGTCTGACTAACTTGATTCTTTACATTATTACAATCACTTTTTGTGTCTAATGATTAAATATGCAAGTTATGTATTATCtatttaatgataatgataatttacatacatttccACAACAGGAATCTGAACATTAGATAAAAACAGGCTCCAAATTCTTGTTTTCatccataaatcagaaaaaaaaaaaatacagttttcgctgtttttaggaataaaatgtttttcaaactCAGCTGTGAGCAAAGCCGTCTTTATAAAGCTTCAGAGTTTGGTGTCTGCATGttctgctgggaaaaaaaagaagaaatcagcaaagacaaacagatgaagttaagtaaaataaacagctaaatgtgtattttggatgttttctctcCACTAGTTTGAAAGTCGTGGAAGTAAAACAGCCcagaaaactaaaaactgagcagtaaattataaaatgatGTCTTTGACTCTTACTAGAGTAATTACAGGGAATATTAAAGGGATAAAAGtggatattttatttcataatcaatgagataaaatgtattttcactgaaaactcACTCTGCTTTAACGTGTAAGAACCACTAGAGGGAgccaacacacaacacatagtgtgtgtgtgtgtgtgtgtgtgtgtgtgtgtgtgtgtgtgtgtgtgtgtgtgatgtttcagACATTAATCACTGATTAATGAACAAAGACAGTCTGATCGTATCAGTTTCATCAATAAAAGAGCAGCAACAATGAAGAAAACAAGACGTAGAAGAACCTGATCATGTCTCATCAGCCAACGTGCTGATCAATGACGTCAGGAGATTCCTTTATTGATTACTGATCACTCGGACGATGAgtccttctgtgtgtgtccaggtgtttTTACCATGATGATTACTcaagtaatacaataattataaagaaacaacaacagggtgggacgggatggaaacattatgtggattattgattattgcaCAGCTGTCCGTGGATTGATTGAGtactttaaactttattttatttaagttttgaGTTCGcttcatttctattttatttatttacctgatctttattttattcattaaagttcttatcttatcttatgcaGCATGTTATAAAAGACCAGAGTGTGTTAAATGAAAGCGTGATCAGATCAGGATCAATACTCATTTCATATTCCTGTCCAGActtgtgtaaatatttattcatcattacaacatatatttatttactattgcttattttctactgttgttttctttattctttctttatttttctattacttgttgctgctgtaacatgttgaaTTCCCCCtttggggatcaataaagaaaagtctaaagtcttaCTTGTCCATTGTTCTATTTCAGCTTCCTCTTAATAATATTCTTATTAATatccttattattattttagttttcctttactctcttttgttctgttgtttcttcAGGTTTCCTTCCTGTTTCAGTTCATCTCCAGGTTTTTGGATTTTCTTCAgattgtttttaagtttttcttttctttttcctgatGGTTGTACTTTCTACCATCCTGTTTGGCTTCACTTCActtatttgatgtatttttttctgttttcattcctgtgTGTTCTGTTTCTTAATTTTTCTGATggaggatcaataaagaaaacaataagtCTTTACTTCAGCACTGATGCTGCAGTTCTGTTTCCAGCCACTTCAGGTCGCTGTGGCCTCATTACCCACCACAGTCTGACCTGAGATCAGCAGCTCATTCTAACTTTATCTGATGTGATATTCAGCCCACAGTGAGCTGAAGCCCAGTAAGTGATCAGTGATCGAAAGGATCCACGTCCCAGCCCGTGATCCTCCTccaggcctcacacacacacacacacacattagtggTGATTCACACCTGAGAGCTGAACAGAGAAGTGAACATCTCAAGCTGcgtttctttgtctgtcagtgtgtggaaGTGAGTTGTGATTCACAGTTTAATCAGATTACAGTAATCTGACCCTAACAACATAAATGATCACAATCTAAGATCGATCCTGTTGACTCATTTTCATTCTCTGTCACTTCCCTTCCTCTCACTGCAGCTCTGCGCTCTTGCTTGTGCGTAAAAGCCAGAGCGGTGATGTTGGTGTGAAAGTCCTGAGTGAAGATAAGACGTGACCCGAAGAGCTCATAGGTGGTGGTGTTGTTgtggtgagggaggggaggaagagggaggaggaggaggggagggtgcatgcactgtgcatgtgtggagcAACAGTAAGGGGTCAAACATCGGACAGAGGTTTCATCCAAGGAGGTTAAGTTCCTTTTTAGATTTGTTTCTATCAAGATGGAGAAAATGGATGAAGTTTGATGGGACAGCCGTGTCCGATAATGGGTGCAGAGGAACCAcaggtccccccccccccccccccagagagCGACCTGAAACTTGCAGCTCATCACTTTGACGGAGACTTCGGGAAAgtcctgacagagagagagagaaggttgAGAGAAGGAATCAAAACGCTGCGCTTCACTCGGCGCACAGCCAAGTAAACACCAGGGGCCGATGGGAAATCAGGGTGGGggttgtgcgtgtgttttttttttttttttttttggagagggTCGGGCTTCAGGCAGCCAATGAGAAAGTGGCCAGAGGTAGCAGCTCTGACTGACGAGCTGTCCTGAGGTTATATACTCCACCTCTGAGCACGGAGGTACATTTAAACGGGACTGAgtgacggagagagagagacgaggagaaagaagcaccacaaacaccagcagcaacaacaacaacaccacctgGTTCTCTCCGATCAGGGATCGATCAGggagtttgttttttgtttttgttggatgCTTGCTGGAGATATTTTGGAGATGTCCAACGTCCAGTTATCGAGCATCGCGCTGGAGAGGCTGGTGGCCCGGAGGACCTTCCCTCTCCACAGGCGCACCAGCGTCTGCCGCAACCTCTTCGGCCCGGTGGACCACGACGAGCTGAACCGGGAGATGAAAGCCAAGCTGCGGGAGATTTCCGAGCGGGACCAGCAGAGATGGAACTTTAATTTCGAGGCCAACACCCCGCTGGTTGGGGATTACGAGTGGGAAGAGGTGCCCGTGGAAAAGAGCCCGGCGTTTTATCAGGACTCTGTACAGGACGACAGGACCAGGGTGCCCGCGACGCCCGTCAAGCAGGcgccctcttcctcttcttcctcctcctcctcctcctcctcctcggacTCTGCCCTCCCGGAGAGCCCCCGCATGGATGTACTGGAGCGCTTGGCTCTGCccgagagcagcagcagcccgtGCCCGGCGGAGGTCAACCAGGAGAACCGCACAGACAAGCTGAACTCAGGGAAGCCGCCTCACAGACAGTGTGCCAGACGCAAGAGGACGACCAGTGCTGACAGCAACACGCACATCACAGGTAAATATGGTGAAGCCTCACATTTGGAACCTGTGCGCTCTCTGCGCTCCGTGTCCAGATGATGACCCCCaaaccctccctccctcccccagtgTGTCTGACGCTCTTCTCGGTGTCACCCAAAGTGGATTCTTGTGTCCTAACCCTGCTTCTCTGGTTCCCCTCAGACTTCTTCGTGAAACGAAGGAGGGCCGCTGATAGAAAACCTAATGATCTGAGCGCTTGCCACCTCTCCAAGTCTCCAATCCCGGTGGAGCAGACTCCACGGAAGAGGATCCGCTGAAGGTACGaagcttctcttctctttttaaaaCCCATTTAATCAAATCTTAAGTGGCAGCTTTGCTTCTCTACACACCAAACAGTTCATTATTAGATGTCTCTCTTTATAGAGGACGACACATCTCTGTAATAATTCTTacttctgttgtgtttttcatgcgtaaaatgtaaaagtgatccAGAGAGCGCAGGCTGTCTTatcagggagggagggagggaggggaggaggggggaggtttGTGGTGGTGAAATCGCagtagtagtgatagtagtagCTGTAGTAACACTGCtggttgggggaggggggacgTGCGTCACGATGTGGCGGGAAAAGGCACGGGTAAAGGGTGACGCCTGCTGCTGAGGTTACGTCTCCGGTTTCCTCGGAAGACTGACTCGCGTCTTTCTCCGGATTGAGCCGCAGACTCACCgtgtttctctccttcctttctccctccaggtgtttttttttttttttgcactattttCCTGCGCATTTTCTTTCGAGGACCACGCTGAGGACGTGTCTCCCTGCTACTAAGAGAAAAGAGGGGACGGTGTGGGAGAACGGAGCCCGACCGGCCGGCCGACcggctggctgctgctggtgccgCCTCGGCTCGGTGCGCCCCGGCGGAGCGTAGCCTCGAGCACCGGAGCCTCAGCCTCTCAGGACTGAACGGTTtgggggagggaaggggaagggaagggagagaAATTGACTTCTATCCAGTACAAATGTAGCATTCATTGTTGCTTTTGCATACAGCCACTCGACAgtgttaaatgttttaacatcTGTGCAATCCtaaattactttaaaagaaTTGTCTACACTGGCCAAAAGTGTAC includes these proteins:
- the LOC139201164 gene encoding cyclin-dependent kinase inhibitor 1B-like, coding for MLAGDILEMSNVQLSSIALERLVARRTFPLHRRTSVCRNLFGPVDHDELNREMKAKLREISERDQQRWNFNFEANTPLVGDYEWEEVPVEKSPAFYQDSVQDDRTRVPATPVKQAPSSSSSSSSSSSSSDSALPESPRMDVLERLALPESSSSPCPAEVNQENRTDKLNSGKPPHRQCARRKRTTSADSNTHITDFFVKRRRAADRKPNDLSACHLSKSPIPVEQTPRKRIR